From a single Brassica napus cultivar Da-Ae chromosome C9, Da-Ae, whole genome shotgun sequence genomic region:
- the LOC106359078 gene encoding uncharacterized protein LOC106359078, whose amino-acid sequence MNNMFNDLSTKYDNVTSHMRQMDIKIAQTAESVKKQQGTLPGKTDKNPKECSAVELRSGRRLPDTAPKKLTAVEKGKQKEGEQPQSEAAPFSDEETEQPADSDPAPAATPVEPVPTREYTPKVPYHVPAKKSRKDREEMKCKKMLEDLTIKLPLIDAIQMIPFMRSMMKGLVSGKITGDSEVMLVSKECSAVLQNRPIKKLSDPGNFFLSIQIGKTVFACSLCDMGSSVNLMP is encoded by the coding sequence ATGAACAATATGTTCAATGACCTGAGCACGAAATATGACAATGTCACTAGCCATATGCGGCAGATGGACATTAAGATCGCTCAGACAGCTGAAAGCGTCAAGAAGCAGCAAGGTACTCTCCCTGGAAAGACCGATAAGAATCCTAAAGAATGCAGTGCAGTTGAACTGAGGAGTGGAAGGAGACTGCCAGATACGGCCCCAAAGAAGCTAACAGCGGTAGAGAAGGGCAAGCAAAAGGAGGGCGAGCAACCGCAATCCGAAGCTGCTCCTTTCTCTGACGAGGAAACGGAACAGCCTGCTGATTCTGATCCAGCCCCTGCTGCTACACCTGTCGAGCCTGTTCCTACGCGCGAATACACCCCAAAGGTTCCATACCATGTTCCCGCAAAGAAGTCTCGGAAGGATCGTGAGGAGATGAAGTGTAAGAAGATGCTAGAGGATCTAACTATCAAGTTACCTTTGATTGATGCGATCCAGATGATACCTTTTATGCGTAGTATGATGAAGGGTTTGGTCTCAGGAAAGATAACTGGAGACAGTGAGGTTATGTTGGTTTCAAAGGAGTGTAGTGCAGTGCTTCAGAACAGGCCGATTAAGAAATTGAGTGATCCAGGAAATTTTTTTCTCTCGATACAGATTGGGAAAACAGTGTTCGCTTGTTCTCTTTGTGATATGGGCTCCAGTGTCAACCTCATGCCTTAG
- the LOC106361445 gene encoding protein DMR6-LIKE OXYGENASE 2-like — translation MEASATSKLLVSDIASSVDHVPSNYVRPISDRPNLSKIETSGDSIPMIDLQELHGSNRADVIYQVAHACASYGFFQIKNHGVPEKTIERMMTVAREFFRQPESERVKHYSADTKKTTRLSTSFNVGSEKVSNWRDFLRLHCLPIEDFISEWPSSPVSFREVTAEYATSVRALVLVLLEAISESLGLAKDSVSNTLGKHGQHMALNYYPPCPQPDLTFGLPGHKDPNLITALLQDEVSGLQVFKDGKWIAVHPVPNTFIVNVGDQMQVISNDKYKSVLQRAVVNSDKERISIPTFYCPSLDAVVGPQQELINEEEESHAVYRSFTYAEYYEKFWDRALATESCIDLFKASKT, via the exons ATGGAAGCTTCTGCAACATCCAAGCTTCTCGTATCTGACATCGCCTCCTCCGTTGATCACGTTCCTTCAAACTATGTCCGACCAATATCGGATCGTCCAAATCTGTCCAAGATTGAAACATCCGGTGATTCCATCCCAATGATCGatctccaggaactccatggATCCAATCGAGCCGATGTTATCTACCAAGTTGCTCATGCATGCGCTTCTTATGGCTTCTTCCAG ATCAAGAACCATGGGGTGCCAGAGAAAACAATAGAAAGAATGATGACGGTGGCAAGAGAGTTTTTCCGGCAGCCAGAGAGCGAAAGAGTTAAGCATTACTCTGCGGATACAAAGAAGACGACGAGACTCTCCACAAGTTTCAACGTTGGCTCAGAGAAAGTCTCTAACTGGAGAGATTTCCTCCGACTCCATTGCCTTCCTATCGAAGATTTCATCAGCGAATGGCCTTCGAGTCCAGTCTCATTCAGAGAAGTTACAGCTGAATATGCCACAAGCGTTAGAGCCTTGGTCCTCGTACTTCTCGAGGCAATCTCAGAGAGCTTAGGCCTTGCGAAAGACAGTGTAAGCAATACATTAGGCAAGCACGGCCAACACATGGCCTTAAACTACTATCCACCCTGTCCTCAACCCGATCTAACTTTCGGACTTCCCGGACATAAAGATCCAAACTTGATCACGGCTCTTCTTCAAGATGAAGTGTCTGGTTTGCAAGTCTTTAAAGATGGTAAATGGATCGCTGTTCATCCTGTTCCCAACACTTTTATTGTTAACGTGGGTGACCAAATGCAG GTTATCAGCAATGACAAATACAAGAGTGTGCTACAAAGAGCGGTTGTGAACAGCGACAAGGAGCGGATATCGATACCGACATTCTACTGTCCTTCTTTAGACGCTGTTGTTGGCCCACAACAAGAGCTGATTAATGAGGAAGAAGAGTCTCATGCTGTTTACAGAAGCTTTACATATGCTGAGTATTATGAAAAGTTTTGGGACAGAGCACTTGCTACTGAGAGCTGTATTGACTTGTTCAAAGCTTCCAAAACCTAA